The following are encoded together in the Bactrocera neohumeralis isolate Rockhampton chromosome 6, APGP_CSIRO_Bneo_wtdbg2-racon-allhic-juicebox.fasta_v2, whole genome shotgun sequence genome:
- the LOC126762711 gene encoding matrix-remodeling-associated protein 7: protein MSGLLGIAEIFDSFDNVYLLSTVTMLAAVILAFYFSNLVKDIGLYGSRLDREVEEQPNLLTAEGDLYDCSDEDDIDTDNPLGDGLVGKMKSARLKELEAQLTRDQLEEERKIEREQLAAIFELLKKQEADLNTKEIDERELVAQLNLYR from the exons ATGAGTGGACTATTAGGCATTGCGGAAATTTTCGATTCTTTCGATAATGTTTACCTTCTGAGCACTGTGACGATGCTAGCTGCGGTTATACTAGCATTCTACTTTTCCAATTTGGTGAAGGACATTGGG TTGTATGGCTCACGCTTGGATCGTGAAGTGGAAGAGCAGCCTAATCTACTGACAGCTGAAGGCGATTTATATGACTGCAGTGACGAAGACGACATCGACACGGATAATCCGTTAGGTGATGGACTGGTTGGTAAAATGAAATCAGCGCGGCTCAAAGAGTTGGAAGCTCAATTGACGCGCGACCAATTGGAGGAAGAACGCAA AATCGAAAGAGAACAACTTGCGGCgatttttgaactattaaaaaAGCAAGAGGCCGACCTCAATACGAAGGAAATCGACGAGAGAGAGTTAGTTGCTCAACTAAATTTGTATCGTTaa
- the LOC126762673 gene encoding trafficking protein particle complex subunit 8 has product MIHLTGHKYNAREIIQNMFSPLVGVICSPLANEVCARNNLSFVEMLQPFSKLLNDAQFRDVSDTSVSIKGLRLNFCDVDWRPPQTVLARKMLNEAVTNAQNEETKSVIIGDLKLKLPTSEPWFEQWRETFLTVQFPADHEFTRHFLTCLIVLSSSDPNIVESAQKLTQRVHQMQSVTPQKLPKWFNPTNVLNSYVVLHEGSQGDISKAQQGYELLKSTFGDNKCFLVQINSLDATVPGEVPDYWATYIKRQPRNELQVDQISGPKTPQDAMSMISMPNIQMLSDAMSTTTTDSSSDIAIIHPLSPVQESATEAISSKFSVSSESIASQNINANVWATETDGDTTGHGGCLNAMDVENLRHFVQDYTVRALIPYAEQMVAVLAEAITNKKGVSKSLLSATKRLFSSKPASNATNQNAVIYTHESSELQTRKLGDLYFMFGHYNLAFQAYHQAKRDFDADSAWQYYAGALEMAAVSAFMLGTAYRKTFDYMEEAIKTYLNVCKLQQFATRATLLSMECLRTSRMYGEAANQLIRMTSEDADLRSALLLEQASYCYLASHPSMYRKYAFNIVLSGNRYSRAGQRKHAHRCYQQAYQVFESRGWSLAEDHIQYTMAKQACALKRLEEASSSYSHLLHPASQQSAQQQVIFLKEYIQMHTELIKRNSELGLLALALPQVAQNSVRVLLSTPSTMVSGQHVAASGIDIKSNFADEPIWHKMEEMLVATVDPKRALVFKPTRFLFSKECPAIENPLAVQGEPIELSVTVFNTVKCSITLNGIDLLWQLQLDNGDMLSNESLYTHNEESSSKAAVNAAIKTNCVPSVVLDERCEHTIYFKITPKLTGLLNIIGVVGEVVLTAEPTACLQGMLKFETPQVKVKGKQATQMLMDNKMSIKVTPAVPAMSVSFTQLPTNLIAGEILPVVVSLRNSGIVPIEDVFLCCDQPRWLTLTDVDTEVPLSILKSVKDLSNEKLSKDRELRRQRVFRLLKNENSVSLKPQECTTVSMHIQAPYQKGDFTLRLLFLYSLPDGTSASIKYRLVRHNWQFQVHECLHAAVTCVISNTLSGELGLDVAVKNESSAKSFGASDMYINSIGVYSADHNMNRNKLYITNQMGISTGSDGARFLPIGKSMNFQCRLERNKTKTTSPPAKLLYERVSFVNVIPAIHADKAHTQIPSVYEMYGFLAKHETLYFNTNINTDEFNSAIANADPHTTVVLNWAAQVKLSQDETPRLVAGQHFIQLRNLYESSTCLGVQASQHGFVDIISKPQQLRSIAEFALNDTDAQPFAVFADEQRWVDDEDDAEEADDNASFWEVNTDYVGKRCLLVDESLTLAVKA; this is encoded by the exons ATGATCCACTTAACAGGGCACAAGTATAATGCCCGAGAGATCATACAGAATATGTTTTCTCCACTAGTGGGTGTGATTTGCAGTCCACTAGCCAACGAAGTTTGTGCCCGCAACAACTTGTCCTTCGTGGAAATGTTGCAACcattttcaaaactgttaaATGATG CTCAATTTCGTGACGTGTCGGATACAAGTGTTTCAATTAAAGGCTTACGTTTGAATTTCTGCGATGTTGATTGGCGTCCGCCGCAGACGGTGCTGGCGCGTAAAATGCTCAATGAAGCAGTAACAAATGCGCAAAATGAGGAAACGAAATCAGTAATCATAG gAGATTTGAAATTAAAGTTACCAACCTCAGAGCCGTGGTTCGAACAATGGCGAGAAACCTTCTTAACTGTGCAATTTCCCGCTGACCACGAGTTCACGCGTCATTTTCTTACTTGTCTCATCGTACTGAGCAGCAGTGATCCGAACATTGTGGAGAGTGCACAAAAGCTTACACAACGCGTACATCAAATGCAAAGTGTCACACCACAAAAGTTGCCCAAGTGGTTCAATCCCACTAATGTGCTTAATAGTTACGTAGTGTTGCACGAGGGTTCACAAGGGGATATATCTAA AGCTCAACAAGGCTACGAACTTCTAAAGTCCACATTTGGCGATAATAAATGTTTTCTGGTACAGATTAACTCATTAGATGCTACCGTGCCTGGAGAGGTGCCTGACTATTGGGCAACTTATATAAAACGTCAACCAAGAAAT GAGTTACAAGTGGATCAAATAAGTGGCCCCAAAACACCACAAGATGCTATGTCCATGATCTCAATGCCAAACATTCAAATGCTCAGCGATGCAATGTCCACCACCACCACAGACAGCAGCAGTGATATAGCCATTATACATCCCTTGAGTCCGGTGCAAGAAAGCGCCACGGAAGCTATT AGCTCGAAGTTTTCAGTGAGCAGCGAGAGCATAGCTTCGCAGAATATAAACGCTAATGTATGGGCAACTGAAACAGACGGCGATACAACAGGACATGGTGGCTGCCTGAATGCTATGGATGTTGAGAATTTACGTCATTTCGTCCAGGATTATACGGTACGCGCGTTAATACCGTACGCCGAGCAGATGGTGGCTGTTCTCGCAGAAGcg attacaaacaaaaaaggtGTGAGCAAGTCCTTATTAAGTGCCACCAAACGCTTATTTAGTAGCAAACCGGCTTCGAATGCGACTAATCAAAACGCTGTCAT CTATACTCACGAATCCTCGGAATTGCAAACGCGCAAACTTGGCGATCTCTACTTCATGTTCGGGCATTATAACCTAGCTTTTCAG GCCTACCACCAGGCTAAACGTGATTTCGACGCCGATTCCGCTTGGCAATATTACGCAGGTGCGCTCGAAATGGCCGCCGTTTCAGCGTTTATGCTGGGCACAGCCTACCGCAAGACCTTTGATTATATGGAGGAAGCTATTAAAACCTATCTAAACGTTTGCAA ATTGCAGCAGTTTGCTACGCGCGCCACATTACTGAGCATGGAATGTCTACGCACATCGCGCATGTACGGCGAGGCGGCCAATCAGCTTATACGCATGACTAGTGAAGATGCCGACTTACGTTCGGCTTTGCTTTTGGAGCAAGCGTCATACTGTTACTTGGCATCGCATCCCTCCATGTATAGGAAGTATGCTTTCAATATTGTGCTCTCGGGCAATCGCTACTCACGTGCTGGCCAGAGGAAGCACGCTCATCGCTGCTATCAGCAGGCGTATCAAGTGTTCGAGAGTCGCGGTTGGAGTTTGGCCGAAGATCACATACAATATACAATGGCTAAGCAAGCTTGCGCCTTGAAGAGGCTCGAAGAGGCGAGTAGTTCGTACTCGCATTTGTTGCATCCAGCCAGTCAACAGAGCGCGCAACAGCAAGTTATTTTCCTGAAGGAgtacatacaaatgcacacG GAACTTATCAAACGAAATTCTGAATTGGGTCTACTTGCACTTGCGTTGCCGCAGGTGGCGCAAAACTCCGTACGCGTATTACTTTCCACACCCAGCACCATGGTTAGCGGACAACATGTAGCCGCCAGCGGTATTGACATAAAG TCGAATTTTGCGGATGAACCCATTTGGCATAAAATGGAAGAGATGCTTGTGGCGACAGTGGATCCCAAAAGGGCTTTGGTATTCAAACCAACACGTTTTCTCTTCTCTAAAGAGTGCCCAGCTATAGAGAATCCACTGGCGGTGCAAGGCG AACCGATTGAGCTATCCGTAACGGTATTTAACACTGTCAAATGCAGTATTACCTTAAATGGCATCGATTTGCTTTGGCAACTGCAGCTGGATAATGGCGATATGCTTTCGAATGAATCGCTATACACACACAATGAAGAGAGTTCGA GTAAAGCCGCCGTTAACGCCGCAATCAAAACCAATTGCGTGCCTTCCGTCGTTTTGGATGAGCGCTGCGAACATAcgatttactttaaaattacaCCAAAACTAACGGGACTTTTGAATATAATTGGCGTCGTGGGTGAGGTGGTGCTAACAGCAGAGCCCACTGCCTGTTTACAAGGCATGCTGAAATTCGAAACGCCGCAAGTCAAGGTGAAAGGCAAACAAGCCACACAAATGTTGATGGATAATAAAATGAGCATTAAAGTGACACCGGCTGTGCCGGCCATGTCTGTTAGCTTCACGCAGCTACCAACAAACCTAATAGCCGGTGAGATACTGCCTGTTGTGGTGAGCCTGCGAAACTCTGGCATTGTGCCGATCGAGGATGTTTTCCTTTGTTGTGATCAACCGCGCTGGCTGACTTTGACTGATGTAGATACGGAAGTGCCGTTGTCTATATTGAAAT CTGTTAAAGATCTCTCCAACGAGAAGTTATCGAAAGATCGCGAGCTGCGTCGTCAACGTGTTTTCCGCTtgctaaaaaatgaaaattccgTTAGTTTGAAACCGCAAGAGTGCACAACTGTGTCGATGCACATACAGGCGCCCTACCAGAAAGGCGATTTCACATTGCGTCTCCTATTCCTCTATAGTTTGCCAGATGGGACTAGTGCGTCCATTAAATACCGTCTGGTGCGCCACAATTGGCAATTTCAAGTGCATGAGTGTCTGCACGCTGCAGTGACATGTGTGATAAGCAACACGTTGTCGGGCGAGCTGGGTCTTGATGTTGCTGTTAAGAATGAGAGTAGCGCGAAAAGTTTTGGTGCAAgcgatatgtatattaattccATTGGAGTATATAGCGCCGACCATAATATGAACAGGAATAAGCTCTACA ttacaaATCAAATGGGCATTTCTACTGGCAGTGATGGTG cgCGCTTTCTGCCGATAGGCAAGTCAATGAATTTCCAGTGCCGTCTTGAACgcaacaaaaccaaaaccaCTTCGCCACCTGCTAAGTTGCTTTATGAACGGGTTTCATTTGTTAACGTTATACCCGCTATCCATGCTGataaagcacacacacaaattcCTTCCGTTTACGAAATGTACGGCTTTTTGGCTAAACATGAGACTTTATACTTCAACACCAACATCAATACAGATGAATTTAACAGCGCTATAGCGAACGCAGATCCACACACTACAGTGGTGTTAAATTGGGCGGCACAAGTCAAACTTAGCCAAGACGAGACTCCACGTTTGGTGGCTGGCCAACATTTCATACAATTACGCAATCTTTATGAAAGTTCCACTTGTCTGGGCGTGCAAGCATCACAACACGGTTTTGTTGATATTATATCAAAGCCCCAACAGTTGCGCAGCATTGCTGAGTTCGCTTTGAATGACACGGATGCGCAGCCCTTTGCTGTGTTCGCCGATGAGCAGCGTTGGGTGGACGATGAAGATGACGCTGAGGAAGCTGATGACAACGCGTCATTTTGGGAGGTGAACACAGATTATGTGGGCAAGCGTTGTTTGTTGGTGGATGAAAGTTTAACACTTGCTGTGAAAGCTtga